The DNA region ttgaatttttttttatatatttgtaaTTACTAATTACTACCTTTTATCTTTTAGTGAAATGTGTTCtaatttatcttttaatttttttatatattaacaTTCTTACCTGTTAGTGATTTAATCATCCTCAATGAGTATTCTGAAAAATATGGCTACCATTGATGTTTAACTTGAAGTTTCTTCTCAGATAGAGGGCGTAATGAATGACTTCATACAGCTGAAGCCACAGTCTAACGTTTATGAAGCTGAAACTATGGTTGAAGGTTATTTGCATCAACCAACAATTATCTTATTTCTGGACTCTGGTAGTGTTGCCTTTATGTTATGCCTAATTTCCTTTCCTGATATTCTATGATTTTCATTTGAGAAGGGACATTGGATGGTTTCTTCTTTGATTCGGATGAGGAAGCTGGCAAGATGCAAAAAGCTGCTCACCAAACTGATGAAAATGAGCATGCGGAGGAACAGACAAATGGTAAATCCAAAGGGAAGGCTGACAAAACATCAGTAAGTTTCCAGACAGTTGCTTTTGATTTTAGATTTATCCTTAATAATACGAAAATGCTGAAAATCTGGATGCAGGGTGCTGTAAAGAAAAGAGGTAGAAGTACGGGAGTAAAATCACAACCGAAGATAGTAAAGAAGAAAGCTCCAGCCAAGAGGGCAAAGACCAAGAAATGAGTCAAAGGAACACACTCTTGCTGTATATGCCATGAACCAAATTAATCATCTCCGAATTAAAAGCACAGATGCTGAATCACTTCGCCCCTGACAGTAGTGGTGATAGTAGAACAGCTGCAATTAAGAGTTCTTACCAAACCCTGAGCAGAAGAATTGAAAGCTAATGGTCCAGTTAATGAGTTATTATCAATTCATTCTTATTATGTTCTTTTATTTTAGGCCTGTTTAGACAATACTTATTGTAGTTTCTTTTCCAGTGAATATTATGTTATCTTTTCTTTGATTTATCTGCGTTAGCAGGCTATTATTATTCAAAAGGGTCGCTTTGCAGAACATGTCGGATTGTATATTTCTGTTTACATTGGAAATGGCTATCTGAGTCATTccaaacaaatatttttctaGAATTACAAGTTCTCTCTAGAGGCCTAAGGGGTCTGAAATGATGACTGGGTCTGGGTGATGTTTAGCCGATACTCACTCTTAATCACCGTTACTGGAGGTTTTGGAAGAgtattttcttaattatgttTCGAGAAGGTCCTTCAAGTGTAATCTTCTCGCTGTTCCCTATTTCCATCTCATCAAGTGgcttcttttttttccttcccCTCCTCCTCAAAAGCACTTTTGGAATATTCTTCAGACACTATTGTTATTGTATTTCATTGGCCTTGTCTTACCAATAAAGTAAGAACTGGAACCAAGAGAAAGATTGGTACTCGAAAAGgtaagagaatatttgatgaGGAAGGTACATGCTGACGTGTCTGATGGGGCTGTCTaattggtggaggaggagatgcaGGGCTTGGTTTTTGCATCCTGTGTTGTCAAGTAAAATGTTAGttttagattaggtttttattgaAAGTAAGAATAAGTAATGAATTGAAAGAgaagggaaattgatgtaaatTGTTGGAAATTGTACCCATTTGTGTTGGGACAGAAAACAATATCATATTCATTAGCTTTGCAAGTGAAAGTGCTAGTGCCATCATCAAATGCATAGCTATAAGCACTTGGACAAGCCCTCTTGAAAATGGTGGAGTAATAAGAAGGCTGGCATGTCTGTGGGTTTGCAAATTCTCCACTGCAGCAGTACTTATCCAACTTCAATGCCTCACAAGCACTCCTACACCCGACTACACTCTGGTTTCCATCGCCTCCCACTACTTGAAGTTCTTTAGGGCAACCTATACCATtgcattttttttcattgtataaGGTAATACTCGGGTCATTTTCCAATGTCACATTTATATACctaattgcttttgtactttgaataaACTCTCACCTCTGTTGATATCTGTCATACAACCTGTTGCACCACTATATGCACCTCGTGGTAGAGCAACTAATGGCAAATTGTAGCCATCTACCATGCTTACATCATAGAAGTCTTGTCCACCACCTGCACCGAGTGTTATCTCAAACAGTGAGGTAGGAGGA from Lotus japonicus ecotype B-129 chromosome 2, LjGifu_v1.2 includes:
- the LOC130741228 gene encoding pathogenesis-related thaumatin-like protein 3.5, encoding MPTKASWKLLSSLILFSFFSCSFSSTFTIFNNCPYTIWPGTLAGSASPRLSTTGFRLDSGQSVKLTTVPGWSGRIWARTGCKFDATGVGKCQTGDCGGRLECEGSGAAPPTSLFEITLGAGGGQDFYDVSMVDGYNLPLVALPRGAYSGATGCMTDINRGCPKELQVVGGDGNQSVVGCRSACEALKLDKYCCSGEFANPQTCQPSYYSTIFKRACPSAYSYAFDDGTSTFTCKANEYDIVFCPNTNGMQKPSPASPPPPIRQPHQTRQHVPSSSNILLPFRVPIFLLVPVLTLLVRQGQ